From Ipomoea triloba cultivar NCNSP0323 chromosome 5, ASM357664v1, the proteins below share one genomic window:
- the LOC116020794 gene encoding potassium channel SKOR-like isoform X2, producing MDGGRRRSSGEDYSEEEEEYRIEDLGEGSNKSSWKKFSFRNNINCIPSSRQRQTPHSCHGFLIHPDNRWYLLWTQFILIWAVYSSFFTPLEFGFFRGLPENLFLLDIAGQIAFLIDVVVRFFVAYRDAHSYRIVFNPNQIAIRYLKSRFLVDVLGCFPWDAIYKACGRKELVRYLLWIRLSRALRVTEFFEKLEKDIRINYLFTRIVKLFVVELYCTHTAACIFYYLATTLPPSQEGYTWIGSLRLGDYSYAHFRDIDLWKRYITSLYFAIVTMATVGYGEIHAVNIREMIFVMAYVSLDMILGAYLLGNMAALIVRGSKTERFRDKMADLIKYMNRNKLGKNISKEIKNHVRLQYESSYPEAEILQHIPVSIRAKISRKLYEPYIREVPLFKDCSYGFIKQIAIRVHEEFFLPGEVIMEQGNMADQLYFVCHGKLGEVRNAAEEEEEENGTDGSSSLTSLDTYSTIGEVSVLCNIPVPYTIQVGELSRLLRIDKQTFLEIVGMYFSDGRNIINNLLEGKDPNLGKKILESDITLNISKHESELAMRLNCAAHEGDLYRLRCLIGAGADPAGVDYNGKSPLHLAASKGHEDIAQFLVQKGVNINLRDNFGNNPLFEAIKGGHDHVTCLLVKAGASLDIEDAGSCLCNVVAKKDIQFLRRLLDNGVNPNSKNYDLRTPLHLAASEGFYQMSSLLLEAGATVFAMDSVFAMDRCIGEELHHLMKLGLMETRS from the exons ATGGATGGAGGTAGAAGAAGATCGTCTGGTGAAGACTACtcagaagaggaagaagagtaTAGGATTGAGGATCTAGGTGAAGGATCCAACAAGTCCTCTTGGAAGAAATTTAGTTTTAGGAATAATATTAACTGTATCCCTAGTAGCAGGCAAAGGCAAACACCCCACTCATGCCATGGCTTCCTCATCCATCCTGATAATAG GTGGTACCTACTGTGGACGCAGTTCATTCTGATATGGGCTGTTTACTCCTCATTCTTCACTCCGCTGGAGTTTGGATTCTTCAGAGGCCTCCCGGAGAATCTCTTCCTTCTAGACATAGCAGGCCAAATTGCCTTCCTTATAGACGTAGTTGTGCGCTTCTTTGTGGCCTACCGCGACGCTCACTCTTACCGCATTGTCTTCAATCCCAACCAAATTGCTATCCGCTACTTGAAATCTCGTTTTCTGGTTGATGTGCTCGGCTGCTTTCCATGGGATGCTATTTACAAG GCTTGTGGCAGAAAAGAGCTTGTCCGATATCTTCTGTGGATTAGGCTAAGTCGAGCGCTTAGAGTGACCGAGTTTTTTGAAAAGCTGGAGAAAGACATCCGTATCAATTATCTGTTTACCAGGATTGTAAAACTTTTTGTGGTTGAACTATACTGCACACATACGGCTGCCTGCATCTTTTACTACCTGGCTACTACACTGCCTCCGTCGCAAGAAGGTTACACCTGGATAGGAAGTTTAAGGTTAGGTGATTATAGTTATGCGCACTTCAGAGATATCGACCTCTGGAAACGATATATCACATCATTGTATTTTGCTATTGTTACCATGGCCACTGTTG GATATGGAGAAATTCATGCCGTCAATATCCGGGAAATGATATTTGTTATGGCTTATGTTTCCTTAGACAtgattcttggtgcttatctaCTGGGTAACATGGCAGCACTAATTGTTAGAGGATCAAAAACTGAGAGGTTTAGGGATAAAATGGCGGATCTTATCAAGTACATGAACAGAAACAAGCTAGGGAAGAACATAAGCAAAGAGATTAAAAACCACGTTAGGTTACAGTATGAAAGCAGTTATCCTGAAGCCGAGATTCTTCAACATATTCCAGTTTCTATTCGAGCAAAG ATTTCACGAAAATTGTATGAGCCTTACATCAGGGAGGTCCCCCTTTTCAAAGATTGCTCTTATGGGTTCATCAAACAGATT GCAATCAGAGTGCATGAAGAATTTTTCCTTCCAGGAGAAGTAATAATGGAGCAGGGAAACATGGCCGATCAACTCTACTTTGTTTGCCATGGGAAActg GGTGAAGTAAGAAACGccgcagaagaagaagaagaagaaaatggaacAGATGGATCCTCCTCTCTTACCAGTCTTGACACCTACAGCACCATTGGTGAAGTTTCTGTACTGTGTAATATCCCGGTTCCTTACACAATTCAAGTTGGTGAACTATCTAGACTACTGCGAATTGATAAGCAAACATTTCTGGAGATTGTCGGTATGTACTTCTCTGATGGGCGAAACATCATCAATAATCTCCTTGAG GGAAAAGATCCAAACCTTGGGAAGAAGATATTGGAGTCAGACATAACACTAAACATCTCAAAACATGAATCTGAGTTGGCTATGAGATTAAATTGTGCAGCTCATGAGGGAGATCTCTATCGTCTGAGATGTCTAATCGGTGCTGGAGCTGACCCTGCTGGCGTAGATTACAATGGAAAATCACCTTTG CATCTTGCTGCATCCAAAGGACACGAAGATATTGCTCAGTTTCTGGTTCAAAAAGGGGTGAACATCAATCTTAGAG ATAACTTTGGCAACAATCCCTTGTTTGAAGCAATAAAGGGGGGCCATGATCATGTCACTTGTTTGCTTGTGAAAGCAGGAGCATCATTGGATATCGAAGACGCTGGAAGTTGTCTTTGCAATGTTGTTGCAAAAAAGGATATACAGTTTTTGAGAAGGCTTTTGGATAATGGAGTAAATCCTAATTCCAAAAATTATGATCTCCGAACACCGCTTCACCTGGCTGCCTCTGAAGGATTTTATCAAATGTCGTCGTTACTTTTAGAAGCCGGGGCTACTGTCTTCGCAATGGACAG TGTCTTCGCAATGGACAG GTGTATAGGAGAGGAATTACACCACTTGATGAAGCTCGGGTTAATGGAAACAAGAAGCTAA
- the LOC116020794 gene encoding potassium channel SKOR-like isoform X1, with product MDGGRRRSSGEDYSEEEEEYRIEDLGEGSNKSSWKKFSFRNNINCIPSSRQRQTPHSCHGFLIHPDNRWYLLWTQFILIWAVYSSFFTPLEFGFFRGLPENLFLLDIAGQIAFLIDVVVRFFVAYRDAHSYRIVFNPNQIAIRYLKSRFLVDVLGCFPWDAIYKACGRKELVRYLLWIRLSRALRVTEFFEKLEKDIRINYLFTRIVKLFVVELYCTHTAACIFYYLATTLPPSQEGYTWIGSLRLGDYSYAHFRDIDLWKRYITSLYFAIVTMATVGYGEIHAVNIREMIFVMAYVSLDMILGAYLLGNMAALIVRGSKTERFRDKMADLIKYMNRNKLGKNISKEIKNHVRLQYESSYPEAEILQHIPVSIRAKISRKLYEPYIREVPLFKDCSYGFIKQIAIRVHEEFFLPGEVIMEQGNMADQLYFVCHGKLGEVRNAAEEEEEENGTDGSSSLTSLDTYSTIGEVSVLCNIPVPYTIQVGELSRLLRIDKQTFLEIVGMYFSDGRNIINNLLEGKDPNLGKKILESDITLNISKHESELAMRLNCAAHEGDLYRLRCLIGAGADPAGVDYNGKSPLHLAASKGHEDIAQFLVQKGVNINLRDNFGNNPLFEAIKGGHDHVTCLLVKAGASLDIEDAGSCLCNVVAKKDIQFLRRLLDNGVNPNSKNYDLRTPLHLAASEGFYQMSSLLLEAGATVFAMDRRGITPLDEARVNGNKKLIKLLEDVKNTQISMHQYKSPIEKIHDAISDNY from the exons ATGGATGGAGGTAGAAGAAGATCGTCTGGTGAAGACTACtcagaagaggaagaagagtaTAGGATTGAGGATCTAGGTGAAGGATCCAACAAGTCCTCTTGGAAGAAATTTAGTTTTAGGAATAATATTAACTGTATCCCTAGTAGCAGGCAAAGGCAAACACCCCACTCATGCCATGGCTTCCTCATCCATCCTGATAATAG GTGGTACCTACTGTGGACGCAGTTCATTCTGATATGGGCTGTTTACTCCTCATTCTTCACTCCGCTGGAGTTTGGATTCTTCAGAGGCCTCCCGGAGAATCTCTTCCTTCTAGACATAGCAGGCCAAATTGCCTTCCTTATAGACGTAGTTGTGCGCTTCTTTGTGGCCTACCGCGACGCTCACTCTTACCGCATTGTCTTCAATCCCAACCAAATTGCTATCCGCTACTTGAAATCTCGTTTTCTGGTTGATGTGCTCGGCTGCTTTCCATGGGATGCTATTTACAAG GCTTGTGGCAGAAAAGAGCTTGTCCGATATCTTCTGTGGATTAGGCTAAGTCGAGCGCTTAGAGTGACCGAGTTTTTTGAAAAGCTGGAGAAAGACATCCGTATCAATTATCTGTTTACCAGGATTGTAAAACTTTTTGTGGTTGAACTATACTGCACACATACGGCTGCCTGCATCTTTTACTACCTGGCTACTACACTGCCTCCGTCGCAAGAAGGTTACACCTGGATAGGAAGTTTAAGGTTAGGTGATTATAGTTATGCGCACTTCAGAGATATCGACCTCTGGAAACGATATATCACATCATTGTATTTTGCTATTGTTACCATGGCCACTGTTG GATATGGAGAAATTCATGCCGTCAATATCCGGGAAATGATATTTGTTATGGCTTATGTTTCCTTAGACAtgattcttggtgcttatctaCTGGGTAACATGGCAGCACTAATTGTTAGAGGATCAAAAACTGAGAGGTTTAGGGATAAAATGGCGGATCTTATCAAGTACATGAACAGAAACAAGCTAGGGAAGAACATAAGCAAAGAGATTAAAAACCACGTTAGGTTACAGTATGAAAGCAGTTATCCTGAAGCCGAGATTCTTCAACATATTCCAGTTTCTATTCGAGCAAAG ATTTCACGAAAATTGTATGAGCCTTACATCAGGGAGGTCCCCCTTTTCAAAGATTGCTCTTATGGGTTCATCAAACAGATT GCAATCAGAGTGCATGAAGAATTTTTCCTTCCAGGAGAAGTAATAATGGAGCAGGGAAACATGGCCGATCAACTCTACTTTGTTTGCCATGGGAAActg GGTGAAGTAAGAAACGccgcagaagaagaagaagaagaaaatggaacAGATGGATCCTCCTCTCTTACCAGTCTTGACACCTACAGCACCATTGGTGAAGTTTCTGTACTGTGTAATATCCCGGTTCCTTACACAATTCAAGTTGGTGAACTATCTAGACTACTGCGAATTGATAAGCAAACATTTCTGGAGATTGTCGGTATGTACTTCTCTGATGGGCGAAACATCATCAATAATCTCCTTGAG GGAAAAGATCCAAACCTTGGGAAGAAGATATTGGAGTCAGACATAACACTAAACATCTCAAAACATGAATCTGAGTTGGCTATGAGATTAAATTGTGCAGCTCATGAGGGAGATCTCTATCGTCTGAGATGTCTAATCGGTGCTGGAGCTGACCCTGCTGGCGTAGATTACAATGGAAAATCACCTTTG CATCTTGCTGCATCCAAAGGACACGAAGATATTGCTCAGTTTCTGGTTCAAAAAGGGGTGAACATCAATCTTAGAG ATAACTTTGGCAACAATCCCTTGTTTGAAGCAATAAAGGGGGGCCATGATCATGTCACTTGTTTGCTTGTGAAAGCAGGAGCATCATTGGATATCGAAGACGCTGGAAGTTGTCTTTGCAATGTTGTTGCAAAAAAGGATATACAGTTTTTGAGAAGGCTTTTGGATAATGGAGTAAATCCTAATTCCAAAAATTATGATCTCCGAACACCGCTTCACCTGGCTGCCTCTGAAGGATTTTATCAAATGTCGTCGTTACTTTTAGAAGCCGGGGCTACTGTCTTCGCAATGGACAG AAGAGGAATTACACCACTTGATGAAGCTCGGGTTAATGGAAACAAGAAGCTAATAAAGTTACTTGAAGATGTGAAGAATACTCAAATTTCAATGCATCAATATAAATCGCCTATCGAGAAAATTCATGATGCAATTAGtgacaattattaa
- the LOC116020794 gene encoding potassium channel SKOR-like isoform X3: MASSSILIIGGWAGRWYLLWTQFILIWAVYSSFFTPLEFGFFRGLPENLFLLDIAGQIAFLIDVVVRFFVAYRDAHSYRIVFNPNQIAIRYLKSRFLVDVLGCFPWDAIYKACGRKELVRYLLWIRLSRALRVTEFFEKLEKDIRINYLFTRIVKLFVVELYCTHTAACIFYYLATTLPPSQEGYTWIGSLRLGDYSYAHFRDIDLWKRYITSLYFAIVTMATVGYGEIHAVNIREMIFVMAYVSLDMILGAYLLGNMAALIVRGSKTERFRDKMADLIKYMNRNKLGKNISKEIKNHVRLQYESSYPEAEILQHIPVSIRAKISRKLYEPYIREVPLFKDCSYGFIKQIAIRVHEEFFLPGEVIMEQGNMADQLYFVCHGKLGEVRNAAEEEEEENGTDGSSSLTSLDTYSTIGEVSVLCNIPVPYTIQVGELSRLLRIDKQTFLEIVGMYFSDGRNIINNLLEGKDPNLGKKILESDITLNISKHESELAMRLNCAAHEGDLYRLRCLIGAGADPAGVDYNGKSPLHLAASKGHEDIAQFLVQKGVNINLRDNFGNNPLFEAIKGGHDHVTCLLVKAGASLDIEDAGSCLCNVVAKKDIQFLRRLLDNGVNPNSKNYDLRTPLHLAASEGFYQMSSLLLEAGATVFAMDRRGITPLDEARVNGNKKLIKLLEDVKNTQISMHQYKSPIEKIHDAISDNY, encoded by the exons ATGGCTTCCTCATCCATCCTGATAATAG gCGGCTGGGCTGGCAGGTGGTACCTACTGTGGACGCAGTTCATTCTGATATGGGCTGTTTACTCCTCATTCTTCACTCCGCTGGAGTTTGGATTCTTCAGAGGCCTCCCGGAGAATCTCTTCCTTCTAGACATAGCAGGCCAAATTGCCTTCCTTATAGACGTAGTTGTGCGCTTCTTTGTGGCCTACCGCGACGCTCACTCTTACCGCATTGTCTTCAATCCCAACCAAATTGCTATCCGCTACTTGAAATCTCGTTTTCTGGTTGATGTGCTCGGCTGCTTTCCATGGGATGCTATTTACAAG GCTTGTGGCAGAAAAGAGCTTGTCCGATATCTTCTGTGGATTAGGCTAAGTCGAGCGCTTAGAGTGACCGAGTTTTTTGAAAAGCTGGAGAAAGACATCCGTATCAATTATCTGTTTACCAGGATTGTAAAACTTTTTGTGGTTGAACTATACTGCACACATACGGCTGCCTGCATCTTTTACTACCTGGCTACTACACTGCCTCCGTCGCAAGAAGGTTACACCTGGATAGGAAGTTTAAGGTTAGGTGATTATAGTTATGCGCACTTCAGAGATATCGACCTCTGGAAACGATATATCACATCATTGTATTTTGCTATTGTTACCATGGCCACTGTTG GATATGGAGAAATTCATGCCGTCAATATCCGGGAAATGATATTTGTTATGGCTTATGTTTCCTTAGACAtgattcttggtgcttatctaCTGGGTAACATGGCAGCACTAATTGTTAGAGGATCAAAAACTGAGAGGTTTAGGGATAAAATGGCGGATCTTATCAAGTACATGAACAGAAACAAGCTAGGGAAGAACATAAGCAAAGAGATTAAAAACCACGTTAGGTTACAGTATGAAAGCAGTTATCCTGAAGCCGAGATTCTTCAACATATTCCAGTTTCTATTCGAGCAAAG ATTTCACGAAAATTGTATGAGCCTTACATCAGGGAGGTCCCCCTTTTCAAAGATTGCTCTTATGGGTTCATCAAACAGATT GCAATCAGAGTGCATGAAGAATTTTTCCTTCCAGGAGAAGTAATAATGGAGCAGGGAAACATGGCCGATCAACTCTACTTTGTTTGCCATGGGAAActg GGTGAAGTAAGAAACGccgcagaagaagaagaagaagaaaatggaacAGATGGATCCTCCTCTCTTACCAGTCTTGACACCTACAGCACCATTGGTGAAGTTTCTGTACTGTGTAATATCCCGGTTCCTTACACAATTCAAGTTGGTGAACTATCTAGACTACTGCGAATTGATAAGCAAACATTTCTGGAGATTGTCGGTATGTACTTCTCTGATGGGCGAAACATCATCAATAATCTCCTTGAG GGAAAAGATCCAAACCTTGGGAAGAAGATATTGGAGTCAGACATAACACTAAACATCTCAAAACATGAATCTGAGTTGGCTATGAGATTAAATTGTGCAGCTCATGAGGGAGATCTCTATCGTCTGAGATGTCTAATCGGTGCTGGAGCTGACCCTGCTGGCGTAGATTACAATGGAAAATCACCTTTG CATCTTGCTGCATCCAAAGGACACGAAGATATTGCTCAGTTTCTGGTTCAAAAAGGGGTGAACATCAATCTTAGAG ATAACTTTGGCAACAATCCCTTGTTTGAAGCAATAAAGGGGGGCCATGATCATGTCACTTGTTTGCTTGTGAAAGCAGGAGCATCATTGGATATCGAAGACGCTGGAAGTTGTCTTTGCAATGTTGTTGCAAAAAAGGATATACAGTTTTTGAGAAGGCTTTTGGATAATGGAGTAAATCCTAATTCCAAAAATTATGATCTCCGAACACCGCTTCACCTGGCTGCCTCTGAAGGATTTTATCAAATGTCGTCGTTACTTTTAGAAGCCGGGGCTACTGTCTTCGCAATGGACAG AAGAGGAATTACACCACTTGATGAAGCTCGGGTTAATGGAAACAAGAAGCTAATAAAGTTACTTGAAGATGTGAAGAATACTCAAATTTCAATGCATCAATATAAATCGCCTATCGAGAAAATTCATGATGCAATTAGtgacaattattaa